From one Eptesicus fuscus isolate TK198812 chromosome 21, DD_ASM_mEF_20220401, whole genome shotgun sequence genomic stretch:
- the DYRK1B gene encoding dual specificity tyrosine-phosphorylation-regulated kinase 1B isoform X2: MLAARPPHWGPHRAPASRGPRTSPDPGLSGGGSRGAGCEKAPPGRAPAPGLAPLRPSEPTMAVPPGHGPFSGFPGPQEHTQVLPNVRLLPRRLPLAFRDATTAPLRKLSVDLIKTYKHINEVYYAKKKRRAQQAPPQDSSTKKEKKVLNHGYDDDNHDYIVRSGERWLERYEIDSLIGKGSFGQVVKAYDHQTQELVAIKIIKNKKAFLNQAQIELRLLELMNQHDTEMKYYIVHLKRHFMFRNHLCLVFELLSYNLYDLLRNTHFRGVSLNLTRKLAQQLCTALLFLATPELSIIHCDLKPENILLCNPKRSAIKIVDFGSSCQLGQRIYQYIQSRFYRSPEVLLGTPYDLAIDMWSLGCILVEMHTGEPLFSGSNEVDQMNRIVEVLGIPPAPMLDQAPKARKYFERLPGGGWTLRRTKELRKDYQGPGTRRLQEDLVLRMLEYEPAARISPLGALQHGFFRRTADEATNTGPAGSSASTSPAPLDTCPSSSTASSISSSGGSSGSSNDNRTYRYSNRYCGGPGPSITDCEMNSPKVPLSQPIRPWAGGDVPHKTHQAPASASSLPGAGTQLPAQPRCLGRPPSPTSPPPPELMDVSLVGSPPDCSPLHPAPAPQHSAASALRTRMTGGRPPLPPPDDPATLGPRLGLRGVPQSTAASS, from the exons ATGCTGGCTGCTCGCCCACCCCACTGGGGGCCCCACCGCGCCCCAGCCTCCCGTGGGCCCCGCACCAGCCCTGACCCGG GTCTCAGCGGCGGTGGCAGCCGAGGTGCAGGATGCGAGAAGGCGCCCCCCGGCCGGGCTCCCGCTCCAGGCCTCGCTCCCCTGCGGCCCTCTGAGCCCACCATGGCCGTCCCACCGGGCCATGGTCCCTTCTCTGGCTTCCCAGGGCCCCAGGAACACACACAG GTATTGCCTAATGTGCGGCTCTTGCCGAGGAGGCTTCCTCTGGCCTTCCGGGATGCGACCACGGCCCCATTGCGCAAGCTCTCCGTGGACCTCATCAAGACCTACAAGCACATCAACGAG GTCTACTATGCAAAGAAGAAGCGGCGGGCCcagcaggctcctcctcaggaCTCCAGCaccaagaaggagaagaaggtcCTGAACCACGGTTATGACGATGACAACCATGACTACATAGTGCGCAGTGGCGAGCGCTGGCTGGAGCGTTATGAGATTGACTCCCTCATTGGCAAAGGCTCCTTTGGCCAG GTGGTGAAAGCCTATGATCATCAGACCCAGGAACTGGTGGCCATCAAGATCATCAAGAACAAAAAGGCCTTCCTGAACCAGGCCCAGATTGAGCTGCGGCTGCTGGAGCTGATGAACCAGCATGACACCGAGATGAAGTACTACATAG TGCACCTGAAGCGGCACTTCATGTTCCGGAACCACCTGTGCCTGGTGTTCGAACTGCTTTCCTACAACCTGTATGACCTTCTGCGCAACACGCATTTCCGGGGTGTCTCACTGAACCTGACGCGGAAGTTGGCGCAGCAGCTCTGCACGGCGCTTCTCTTCCTGGCCACGCCCGAGCTTAGCATCATTCACTGCGACCTCAAGCCCGAGAACATCCTGCTCTGCAACCCCAAGCGCAGCGCCATCAAGATCGTGGACTTTGGCAGTTCCTGCCAGCTCGGCCAGCGG ATTTACCAGTACATCCAGAGCCGCTTCTACCGGTCACCCGAGGTGCTCCTGGGCACGCCCTATGACCTGGCCATTGACATGTGGTCCCTGGGCTGCATCCTGGTGGAGATGCACACTGGAGAGCCCCTTTTTAGTGGCTCCAATGAG GTGGACCAAATGAATCGGATTGTGGAGGTGTTGGGCATCCCACCAGCCCCCATGCTAGACCAGGCACCCAAGGCTCGCAAGTACTTTGAACGGCTGCCTGGGGGTGGCTGGACCCTACGGAGGACAAAGGAACTCAGGAAG gaTTACCAGGGCCCTGGGACACGGCGGCTGCAGGAG GACCTGGTGCTGCGCATGCTGGAGTATGAGCCCGCCGCCCGCATCAGCCCTCTTGGGGCTCTGCAGCATGGCTTCTTTCGCCGCACGGCAGATGAGGCCACCAACACGGGCCCGGCAGGCAGCAGTGCCTCCACCTCGCCCGCCCCCCTCgacacctgcccctcctccagcaCCGCCAGCTCCATCTCCAGCTCTG GAGGCTCCAGTGGCTCCTCCAATGACAACCGGACCTACCGCTACAGCAACCGATATTGTGGGGGCCCTGGGCCCTCCATCACTGACTGTGAGATGAACAGCCCCAAG GTCCCACTCTCCCAGCCGATACGCCCCTGGGCAGGCGGTGATGTGCCCCACAAGACACATCAAGCCCCTGCCTCTGCATCATCACTGCCAGGGGCTGGCACCCAGTTACCCGCCCAACCCCGCTGCCTTGGCCGTCCTCCATCACCAACCTCACCACCACCTCCGGAGCTGATGGATGTGAGCCTGGTGGGCAGCCCTCCCGACTGCTCCCCACTCCATCCAGCGCCTGCCCCCCAGCActcggctgcctcagccctccgGACTCGGATGACAGGAGGTcgtccacccctcccaccccctgatGACCCTGCCACTCTGGGGCCTCGCTTGGGCCTTCGTGGTGTACCCCAGAGCACGGCAGCCAGCTCATga
- the DYRK1B gene encoding dual specificity tyrosine-phosphorylation-regulated kinase 1B isoform X4: MAVPPGHGPFSGFPGPQEHTQVLPNVRLLPRRLPLAFRDATTAPLRKLSVDLIKTYKHINEVYYAKKKRRAQQAPPQDSSTKKEKKVLNHGYDDDNHDYIVRSGERWLERYEIDSLIGKGSFGQVVKAYDHQTQELVAIKIIKNKKAFLNQAQIELRLLELMNQHDTEMKYYIVHLKRHFMFRNHLCLVFELLSYNLYDLLRNTHFRGVSLNLTRKLAQQLCTALLFLATPELSIIHCDLKPENILLCNPKRSAIKIVDFGSSCQLGQRIYQYIQSRFYRSPEVLLGTPYDLAIDMWSLGCILVEMHTGEPLFSGSNEVDQMNRIVEVLGIPPAPMLDQAPKARKYFERLPGGGWTLRRTKELRKDYQGPGTRRLQEVLGVQTGGPGGRRAGEPGHSPADYLRFQDLVLRMLEYEPAARISPLGALQHGFFRRTADEATNTGPAGSSASTSPAPLDTCPSSSTASSISSSGGSSGSSNDNRTYRYSNRYCGGPGPSITDCEMNSPKVPLSQPIRPWAGGDVPHKTHQAPASASSLPGAGTQLPAQPRCLGRPPSPTSPPPPELMDVSLVGSPPDCSPLHPAPAPQHSAASALRTRMTGGRPPLPPPDDPATLGPRLGLRGVPQSTAASS, translated from the exons ATGGCCGTCCCACCGGGCCATGGTCCCTTCTCTGGCTTCCCAGGGCCCCAGGAACACACACAG GTATTGCCTAATGTGCGGCTCTTGCCGAGGAGGCTTCCTCTGGCCTTCCGGGATGCGACCACGGCCCCATTGCGCAAGCTCTCCGTGGACCTCATCAAGACCTACAAGCACATCAACGAG GTCTACTATGCAAAGAAGAAGCGGCGGGCCcagcaggctcctcctcaggaCTCCAGCaccaagaaggagaagaaggtcCTGAACCACGGTTATGACGATGACAACCATGACTACATAGTGCGCAGTGGCGAGCGCTGGCTGGAGCGTTATGAGATTGACTCCCTCATTGGCAAAGGCTCCTTTGGCCAG GTGGTGAAAGCCTATGATCATCAGACCCAGGAACTGGTGGCCATCAAGATCATCAAGAACAAAAAGGCCTTCCTGAACCAGGCCCAGATTGAGCTGCGGCTGCTGGAGCTGATGAACCAGCATGACACCGAGATGAAGTACTACATAG TGCACCTGAAGCGGCACTTCATGTTCCGGAACCACCTGTGCCTGGTGTTCGAACTGCTTTCCTACAACCTGTATGACCTTCTGCGCAACACGCATTTCCGGGGTGTCTCACTGAACCTGACGCGGAAGTTGGCGCAGCAGCTCTGCACGGCGCTTCTCTTCCTGGCCACGCCCGAGCTTAGCATCATTCACTGCGACCTCAAGCCCGAGAACATCCTGCTCTGCAACCCCAAGCGCAGCGCCATCAAGATCGTGGACTTTGGCAGTTCCTGCCAGCTCGGCCAGCGG ATTTACCAGTACATCCAGAGCCGCTTCTACCGGTCACCCGAGGTGCTCCTGGGCACGCCCTATGACCTGGCCATTGACATGTGGTCCCTGGGCTGCATCCTGGTGGAGATGCACACTGGAGAGCCCCTTTTTAGTGGCTCCAATGAG GTGGACCAAATGAATCGGATTGTGGAGGTGTTGGGCATCCCACCAGCCCCCATGCTAGACCAGGCACCCAAGGCTCGCAAGTACTTTGAACGGCTGCCTGGGGGTGGCTGGACCCTACGGAGGACAAAGGAACTCAGGAAG gaTTACCAGGGCCCTGGGACACGGCGGCTGCAGGAGGTGCTGGGCGTGCAGACGGGCGGGCCcgggggccggcgggcgggggagCCGGGCCACAGCCCCGCCGACTACCTCCGCTTCCAGGACCTGGTGCTGCGCATGCTGGAGTATGAGCCCGCCGCCCGCATCAGCCCTCTTGGGGCTCTGCAGCATGGCTTCTTTCGCCGCACGGCAGATGAGGCCACCAACACGGGCCCGGCAGGCAGCAGTGCCTCCACCTCGCCCGCCCCCCTCgacacctgcccctcctccagcaCCGCCAGCTCCATCTCCAGCTCTG GAGGCTCCAGTGGCTCCTCCAATGACAACCGGACCTACCGCTACAGCAACCGATATTGTGGGGGCCCTGGGCCCTCCATCACTGACTGTGAGATGAACAGCCCCAAG GTCCCACTCTCCCAGCCGATACGCCCCTGGGCAGGCGGTGATGTGCCCCACAAGACACATCAAGCCCCTGCCTCTGCATCATCACTGCCAGGGGCTGGCACCCAGTTACCCGCCCAACCCCGCTGCCTTGGCCGTCCTCCATCACCAACCTCACCACCACCTCCGGAGCTGATGGATGTGAGCCTGGTGGGCAGCCCTCCCGACTGCTCCCCACTCCATCCAGCGCCTGCCCCCCAGCActcggctgcctcagccctccgGACTCGGATGACAGGAGGTcgtccacccctcccaccccctgatGACCCTGCCACTCTGGGGCCTCGCTTGGGCCTTCGTGGTGTACCCCAGAGCACGGCAGCCAGCTCATga
- the DYRK1B gene encoding dual specificity tyrosine-phosphorylation-regulated kinase 1B isoform X1, producing the protein MLAARPPHWGPHRAPASRGPRTSPDPGLSGGGSRGAGCEKAPPGRAPAPGLAPLRPSEPTMAVPPGHGPFSGFPGPQEHTQVLPNVRLLPRRLPLAFRDATTAPLRKLSVDLIKTYKHINEVYYAKKKRRAQQAPPQDSSTKKEKKVLNHGYDDDNHDYIVRSGERWLERYEIDSLIGKGSFGQVVKAYDHQTQELVAIKIIKNKKAFLNQAQIELRLLELMNQHDTEMKYYIVHLKRHFMFRNHLCLVFELLSYNLYDLLRNTHFRGVSLNLTRKLAQQLCTALLFLATPELSIIHCDLKPENILLCNPKRSAIKIVDFGSSCQLGQRIYQYIQSRFYRSPEVLLGTPYDLAIDMWSLGCILVEMHTGEPLFSGSNEVDQMNRIVEVLGIPPAPMLDQAPKARKYFERLPGGGWTLRRTKELRKDYQGPGTRRLQEVLGVQTGGPGGRRAGEPGHSPADYLRFQDLVLRMLEYEPAARISPLGALQHGFFRRTADEATNTGPAGSSASTSPAPLDTCPSSSTASSISSSGGSSGSSNDNRTYRYSNRYCGGPGPSITDCEMNSPKVPLSQPIRPWAGGDVPHKTHQAPASASSLPGAGTQLPAQPRCLGRPPSPTSPPPPELMDVSLVGSPPDCSPLHPAPAPQHSAASALRTRMTGGRPPLPPPDDPATLGPRLGLRGVPQSTAASS; encoded by the exons ATGCTGGCTGCTCGCCCACCCCACTGGGGGCCCCACCGCGCCCCAGCCTCCCGTGGGCCCCGCACCAGCCCTGACCCGG GTCTCAGCGGCGGTGGCAGCCGAGGTGCAGGATGCGAGAAGGCGCCCCCCGGCCGGGCTCCCGCTCCAGGCCTCGCTCCCCTGCGGCCCTCTGAGCCCACCATGGCCGTCCCACCGGGCCATGGTCCCTTCTCTGGCTTCCCAGGGCCCCAGGAACACACACAG GTATTGCCTAATGTGCGGCTCTTGCCGAGGAGGCTTCCTCTGGCCTTCCGGGATGCGACCACGGCCCCATTGCGCAAGCTCTCCGTGGACCTCATCAAGACCTACAAGCACATCAACGAG GTCTACTATGCAAAGAAGAAGCGGCGGGCCcagcaggctcctcctcaggaCTCCAGCaccaagaaggagaagaaggtcCTGAACCACGGTTATGACGATGACAACCATGACTACATAGTGCGCAGTGGCGAGCGCTGGCTGGAGCGTTATGAGATTGACTCCCTCATTGGCAAAGGCTCCTTTGGCCAG GTGGTGAAAGCCTATGATCATCAGACCCAGGAACTGGTGGCCATCAAGATCATCAAGAACAAAAAGGCCTTCCTGAACCAGGCCCAGATTGAGCTGCGGCTGCTGGAGCTGATGAACCAGCATGACACCGAGATGAAGTACTACATAG TGCACCTGAAGCGGCACTTCATGTTCCGGAACCACCTGTGCCTGGTGTTCGAACTGCTTTCCTACAACCTGTATGACCTTCTGCGCAACACGCATTTCCGGGGTGTCTCACTGAACCTGACGCGGAAGTTGGCGCAGCAGCTCTGCACGGCGCTTCTCTTCCTGGCCACGCCCGAGCTTAGCATCATTCACTGCGACCTCAAGCCCGAGAACATCCTGCTCTGCAACCCCAAGCGCAGCGCCATCAAGATCGTGGACTTTGGCAGTTCCTGCCAGCTCGGCCAGCGG ATTTACCAGTACATCCAGAGCCGCTTCTACCGGTCACCCGAGGTGCTCCTGGGCACGCCCTATGACCTGGCCATTGACATGTGGTCCCTGGGCTGCATCCTGGTGGAGATGCACACTGGAGAGCCCCTTTTTAGTGGCTCCAATGAG GTGGACCAAATGAATCGGATTGTGGAGGTGTTGGGCATCCCACCAGCCCCCATGCTAGACCAGGCACCCAAGGCTCGCAAGTACTTTGAACGGCTGCCTGGGGGTGGCTGGACCCTACGGAGGACAAAGGAACTCAGGAAG gaTTACCAGGGCCCTGGGACACGGCGGCTGCAGGAGGTGCTGGGCGTGCAGACGGGCGGGCCcgggggccggcgggcgggggagCCGGGCCACAGCCCCGCCGACTACCTCCGCTTCCAGGACCTGGTGCTGCGCATGCTGGAGTATGAGCCCGCCGCCCGCATCAGCCCTCTTGGGGCTCTGCAGCATGGCTTCTTTCGCCGCACGGCAGATGAGGCCACCAACACGGGCCCGGCAGGCAGCAGTGCCTCCACCTCGCCCGCCCCCCTCgacacctgcccctcctccagcaCCGCCAGCTCCATCTCCAGCTCTG GAGGCTCCAGTGGCTCCTCCAATGACAACCGGACCTACCGCTACAGCAACCGATATTGTGGGGGCCCTGGGCCCTCCATCACTGACTGTGAGATGAACAGCCCCAAG GTCCCACTCTCCCAGCCGATACGCCCCTGGGCAGGCGGTGATGTGCCCCACAAGACACATCAAGCCCCTGCCTCTGCATCATCACTGCCAGGGGCTGGCACCCAGTTACCCGCCCAACCCCGCTGCCTTGGCCGTCCTCCATCACCAACCTCACCACCACCTCCGGAGCTGATGGATGTGAGCCTGGTGGGCAGCCCTCCCGACTGCTCCCCACTCCATCCAGCGCCTGCCCCCCAGCActcggctgcctcagccctccgGACTCGGATGACAGGAGGTcgtccacccctcccaccccctgatGACCCTGCCACTCTGGGGCCTCGCTTGGGCCTTCGTGGTGTACCCCAGAGCACGGCAGCCAGCTCATga
- the DYRK1B gene encoding dual specificity tyrosine-phosphorylation-regulated kinase 1B isoform X3 encodes MLAARPPHWGPHRAPASRGPRTSPDPGLSGGGSRGAGCEKAPPGRAPAPGLAPLRPSEPTMAVPPGHGPFSGFPGPQEHTQVLPNVRLLPRRLPLAFRDATTAPLRKLSVDLIKTYKHINEVYYAKKKRRAQQAPPQDSSTKKEKKVLNHGYDDDNHDYIVRSGERWLERYEIDSLIGKGSFGQVVKAYDHQTQELVAIKIIKNKKAFLNQAQIELRLLELMNQHDTEMKYYIVHLKRHFMFRNHLCLVFELLSYNLYDLLRNTHFRGVSLNLTRKLAQQLCTALLFLATPELSIIHCDLKPENILLCNPKRSAIKIVDFGSSCQLGQRIYQYIQSRFYRSPEVLLGTPYDLAIDMWSLGCILVEMHTGEPLFSGSNEVDQMNRIVEVLGIPPAPMLDQAPKARKYFERLPGGGWTLRRTKELRKDLVLRMLEYEPAARISPLGALQHGFFRRTADEATNTGPAGSSASTSPAPLDTCPSSSTASSISSSGGSSGSSNDNRTYRYSNRYCGGPGPSITDCEMNSPKVPLSQPIRPWAGGDVPHKTHQAPASASSLPGAGTQLPAQPRCLGRPPSPTSPPPPELMDVSLVGSPPDCSPLHPAPAPQHSAASALRTRMTGGRPPLPPPDDPATLGPRLGLRGVPQSTAASS; translated from the exons ATGCTGGCTGCTCGCCCACCCCACTGGGGGCCCCACCGCGCCCCAGCCTCCCGTGGGCCCCGCACCAGCCCTGACCCGG GTCTCAGCGGCGGTGGCAGCCGAGGTGCAGGATGCGAGAAGGCGCCCCCCGGCCGGGCTCCCGCTCCAGGCCTCGCTCCCCTGCGGCCCTCTGAGCCCACCATGGCCGTCCCACCGGGCCATGGTCCCTTCTCTGGCTTCCCAGGGCCCCAGGAACACACACAG GTATTGCCTAATGTGCGGCTCTTGCCGAGGAGGCTTCCTCTGGCCTTCCGGGATGCGACCACGGCCCCATTGCGCAAGCTCTCCGTGGACCTCATCAAGACCTACAAGCACATCAACGAG GTCTACTATGCAAAGAAGAAGCGGCGGGCCcagcaggctcctcctcaggaCTCCAGCaccaagaaggagaagaaggtcCTGAACCACGGTTATGACGATGACAACCATGACTACATAGTGCGCAGTGGCGAGCGCTGGCTGGAGCGTTATGAGATTGACTCCCTCATTGGCAAAGGCTCCTTTGGCCAG GTGGTGAAAGCCTATGATCATCAGACCCAGGAACTGGTGGCCATCAAGATCATCAAGAACAAAAAGGCCTTCCTGAACCAGGCCCAGATTGAGCTGCGGCTGCTGGAGCTGATGAACCAGCATGACACCGAGATGAAGTACTACATAG TGCACCTGAAGCGGCACTTCATGTTCCGGAACCACCTGTGCCTGGTGTTCGAACTGCTTTCCTACAACCTGTATGACCTTCTGCGCAACACGCATTTCCGGGGTGTCTCACTGAACCTGACGCGGAAGTTGGCGCAGCAGCTCTGCACGGCGCTTCTCTTCCTGGCCACGCCCGAGCTTAGCATCATTCACTGCGACCTCAAGCCCGAGAACATCCTGCTCTGCAACCCCAAGCGCAGCGCCATCAAGATCGTGGACTTTGGCAGTTCCTGCCAGCTCGGCCAGCGG ATTTACCAGTACATCCAGAGCCGCTTCTACCGGTCACCCGAGGTGCTCCTGGGCACGCCCTATGACCTGGCCATTGACATGTGGTCCCTGGGCTGCATCCTGGTGGAGATGCACACTGGAGAGCCCCTTTTTAGTGGCTCCAATGAG GTGGACCAAATGAATCGGATTGTGGAGGTGTTGGGCATCCCACCAGCCCCCATGCTAGACCAGGCACCCAAGGCTCGCAAGTACTTTGAACGGCTGCCTGGGGGTGGCTGGACCCTACGGAGGACAAAGGAACTCAGGAAG GACCTGGTGCTGCGCATGCTGGAGTATGAGCCCGCCGCCCGCATCAGCCCTCTTGGGGCTCTGCAGCATGGCTTCTTTCGCCGCACGGCAGATGAGGCCACCAACACGGGCCCGGCAGGCAGCAGTGCCTCCACCTCGCCCGCCCCCCTCgacacctgcccctcctccagcaCCGCCAGCTCCATCTCCAGCTCTG GAGGCTCCAGTGGCTCCTCCAATGACAACCGGACCTACCGCTACAGCAACCGATATTGTGGGGGCCCTGGGCCCTCCATCACTGACTGTGAGATGAACAGCCCCAAG GTCCCACTCTCCCAGCCGATACGCCCCTGGGCAGGCGGTGATGTGCCCCACAAGACACATCAAGCCCCTGCCTCTGCATCATCACTGCCAGGGGCTGGCACCCAGTTACCCGCCCAACCCCGCTGCCTTGGCCGTCCTCCATCACCAACCTCACCACCACCTCCGGAGCTGATGGATGTGAGCCTGGTGGGCAGCCCTCCCGACTGCTCCCCACTCCATCCAGCGCCTGCCCCCCAGCActcggctgcctcagccctccgGACTCGGATGACAGGAGGTcgtccacccctcccaccccctgatGACCCTGCCACTCTGGGGCCTCGCTTGGGCCTTCGTGGTGTACCCCAGAGCACGGCAGCCAGCTCATga